From a single Helicoverpa armigera isolate CAAS_96S chromosome 7, ASM3070526v1, whole genome shotgun sequence genomic region:
- the LOC110377874 gene encoding alpha-ketoglutarate-dependent dioxygenase alkB homolog 6 produces MNAIPFNLEDYKVITAPETAYYISEFISPAEEKGILTNIYAAPKPKWTQLSNRRLQNWGGIPHNNGMIAEPIPPWLDKYLDKIHTLDVMDGKRPNHVLVNEYLPGQGIMPHLDGSLFYPTITTISVGSHIVLNFLEPTEDNTINTDPVFSFLLEPRSLLILQDKLYTQYLHCIEEIKEDLLDESIVNINMCSDKFVRHATVTRETRLSLTIRYVPKTTSFKINLGNRR; encoded by the exons ATGAATGCTATTCCTTTTAACCTAGAGGATTACAAAGTTATCACT GCCCCGGAGACTGCTTACTACATATCAGAGTTTATTTCACCCGCCGAAGAGAAAGGAATTTTGACGAATATTTACGCTGCACCAAAGCCAAAATGGACGCAACTGTCGAACCGGAGATTGCAGAACTGGGGTGGAATACCGCACAATAATGGCATGATAGCCGAGCCAATACCACCGTGGCTGGACAAATACCTCGACAAAATACACACACTCGATGTAATGGACGGGAAAAGACCGAACCATGTCCTGGTCAATGAGTATTTACCAGGACAGGGTATCATGCCGCATCTAGACGGATCATTGTTCTATCCGACTATTACCACAATATCAGTTGGTTCCCACATAGTTTTGAACTTCTTGGAGCCCACAGAGGATAACACCATTAATACAGATCCTGTATTTTCATTTCTACTGGAGCCTAGAAGCCTGTTGATATTACAAGATAAGCTGTATACTCAGTACCTGCATTGTATAGAAGAAATAAAGGAAGACTTGTTGGATGAGTCCATAGTGAACATCAACATGTGTTCAGACAAGTTTGTTAGACATGCTACAGTGACCAGAGAAACTAGACTATCATTAACTATTAGATATGTGCCAAAAACTACTtcgtttaaaattaatcttGGCAATAGAAgatag
- the LOC110377867 gene encoding ubiquitin domain-containing protein 2, translating into MGGCIGITRSGSGPIEESSATVSRPNSGGLRKNQSLCHETIRWKSDVPLTEGQLRSKRDEFWDTAPAFEGRKEIWDALRAAAVAAEAMDFQLAQAILDGASVSVPNGYLTECYDEWGTRYQVPIYCLSPPINMVKEASGRDSPAEWSEPVEGGTEVSLRLRLSNTCKDVDLAVYSRHTVAQCKNKLHAQENIEPWRQRWFYGGKLLGDRLLIEEAKITAGYIVQVIVSTDPQPPS; encoded by the exons ATGGGTGGTTGCATAGGAATAACTAGAAGTGGTAGCGGACCCATAGAGGAGTCTTCAGCTACCGTGTCTCGGCCTAATTCAG GTGGCCTGAGGAAGAATCAGTCGTTGTGCCACGAGACCATAAGATGGAAATCAGATGTGCCATTGACAGAAGGACAGTTACGTAGCAAAAGGgatgagttttgggacacagcGCCGGCGTTTGAAGGACGTAAGGAGATCTGGGATGCGCTGCGGGCGGCCGCCGTCGCCGCTGAAGCCATGGACTTCCAGCTAGCCCAGGCGATACTGGACGGCGCCAGTGTGTCCGTGCCGAACGGCTACCTCACTGAGTGCTATGACGAATGGGGAACAAGATATCAG GTACCAATATACTGCTTATCACCACCTATAAACATGGTGAAGGAAGCCAGTGGACGGGACTCGCCGGCCGAGTGGTCAGAACCCGTGGAGGGCGGCACGGAGGTGTCGCTGCGCCTGCGCCTGTCCAACACGTGCAAGGACGTGGATCTAGCAGTGTACTCCCGACACACTGTCGCGCAGTGCAAGAATAAGTTACAT GCTCAAGAGAACATCGAACCGTGGCGCCAGCGCTGGTTCTACGGCGGCAAGCTGCTCGGAGACCGGCTGCTCATCGAGGAGGCGAAGATCACGGCCGGCTACATCGTCCAGGTCATTGTCAGCACCGACCCGCAGCCGCCGAGCTAG